From Bordetella flabilis, the proteins below share one genomic window:
- a CDS encoding 2-hydroxyacid dehydrogenase — MVGPLLPALEQRMQQRYRIHRWWEAPDPARFLSEHGRRVRGIATSGRFGATRELIEALPALEVIVSFGVGYDPIDMDAARGRDVVVTNTPGVLDDCVADTALALMLSVSRRICELDRFVRAGHWRQASPGLGRKLGGRCCGILGLGNIGRQIARRAEAFGMDIAYHNRQPRQDVPPHYRYCADLVALARESDVMVLALPGGAHTRHIVDADVLEALGPDGILVNVARGSVVDEAALVQALSTGRLAGAGLDVYEHEPDVPPALCAMDHVVLLPHVGSSTVETRQAMSDLFMANLDGWFERRRPLTPVA, encoded by the coding sequence ATGGTCGGCCCCCTGTTGCCGGCGCTGGAACAGCGTATGCAACAGCGCTACCGCATCCATCGCTGGTGGGAGGCGCCAGACCCGGCGCGGTTCCTGTCCGAGCATGGCCGGCGGGTGCGCGGGATCGCGACCAGCGGCCGCTTCGGCGCGACGCGCGAGTTGATCGAAGCCTTGCCGGCCCTGGAGGTCATTGTCAGCTTCGGCGTGGGGTACGACCCTATCGATATGGACGCCGCGCGTGGCCGGGATGTCGTGGTCACCAACACGCCCGGCGTGCTGGATGACTGTGTCGCCGATACGGCGCTGGCCTTGATGCTCAGTGTTTCGCGTCGCATCTGCGAACTGGACCGTTTCGTGCGCGCCGGCCACTGGCGGCAGGCATCGCCAGGCCTGGGCCGCAAGCTGGGCGGCCGTTGCTGCGGGATTCTGGGCCTGGGCAATATCGGCCGGCAGATTGCGCGGCGCGCGGAAGCCTTTGGCATGGACATCGCATACCACAACCGCCAGCCGCGCCAGGATGTCCCGCCGCATTACCGCTATTGCGCCGACCTGGTTGCGCTGGCGCGGGAAAGCGACGTCATGGTGCTGGCCCTGCCTGGCGGTGCGCATACGCGGCATATCGTCGATGCCGATGTGCTGGAGGCGCTGGGGCCCGACGGCATCCTGGTCAACGTGGCGCGCGGCAGCGTGGTGGACGAAGCGGCGCTGGTGCAGGCCTTGTCGACGGGCCGCCTGGCCGGCGCCGGCCTGGACGTGTACGAGCATGAACCGGACGTTCCCCCTGCCTTGTGCGCGATGGACCACGTCGTCCTGCTGCCGCATGTGGGCAGCAGCACCGTCGAGACGCGCCAGGCCATGTCGGACCTGTTCATGGCCAACCTGGACGGCTGGTTCGAGCGCCGCCGGCCGTTGACGCCGGTCGCCTGA
- a CDS encoding NAD(P)/FAD-dependent oxidoreductase, whose protein sequence is MPDNPEAYRVAVIGAGVVGACIAYTLQRRGVPVTLIDRDEPGRGCSYGNSGAISPGSVAPLAMPGILKSVPGMLLDPESPLRLPLAYLPRALPWLARFVAASRPDAVQDAAARLAALHAGAVRAHMALASEIGVPELLVQRGHLHLYPDEAALAKDAGGWRLREQYGYRFERLDRSGILDLEPAIGPRYTIGLFLADHATVLNPFRYVQAMVSAFQARGGRVLRAESSAPSRMADGAWQLRMGGTAHAFRRVVVATGAWSPALLRPLGVRLNLESQRGYHVQFQGASATISRTVVLADRKVFVTPMEEGLRVGGTVEIAGLSRPADARRGQVLERIARANFDGLDSAPTVHWMGHRPCMPDSVPFVGAVPGQPGLWLATGHGHLGLTDSVNTAQRIADDMLGHARQGQAA, encoded by the coding sequence ATGCCCGACAATCCTGAAGCGTATCGCGTCGCCGTCATCGGCGCGGGCGTCGTGGGCGCCTGCATCGCCTACACGCTGCAACGGCGCGGCGTGCCCGTCACACTGATCGACCGCGACGAACCGGGGCGCGGCTGCAGCTACGGCAATTCCGGGGCGATCAGCCCTGGATCGGTGGCGCCGCTTGCAATGCCCGGCATCCTGAAGTCGGTGCCCGGCATGCTGCTGGACCCGGAAAGTCCGCTGCGGCTTCCGCTGGCCTACCTGCCGCGCGCCCTGCCCTGGCTGGCCCGCTTCGTGGCCGCATCGCGGCCGGACGCCGTGCAGGACGCCGCAGCGCGGCTGGCGGCGCTGCATGCCGGCGCGGTGCGCGCCCACATGGCGCTGGCCAGTGAAATCGGCGTACCCGAGCTGCTCGTGCAACGCGGCCACCTGCACCTGTATCCGGATGAAGCGGCCCTGGCCAAGGACGCCGGCGGATGGCGGCTGCGCGAGCAGTACGGTTATCGCTTCGAGCGCCTGGACCGCTCCGGCATCCTCGATCTGGAGCCGGCGATCGGGCCGCGCTACACCATCGGCTTGTTCCTGGCCGACCACGCCACCGTCCTCAACCCTTTCCGCTATGTGCAGGCGATGGTGTCCGCCTTCCAGGCCCGCGGGGGCCGGGTGCTGCGGGCGGAATCATCCGCGCCGTCGCGTATGGCGGACGGCGCCTGGCAATTGCGCATGGGCGGCACGGCACATGCCTTCCGGCGCGTGGTGGTGGCGACGGGAGCATGGTCGCCTGCCCTGCTGCGCCCCTTGGGCGTCCGGCTGAACCTGGAAAGCCAGCGCGGATACCACGTACAGTTCCAGGGCGCATCGGCGACGATTTCGCGCACTGTCGTACTGGCCGACCGCAAGGTGTTCGTGACGCCGATGGAAGAAGGCCTGCGCGTGGGCGGGACAGTGGAGATCGCCGGCCTGTCCCGGCCCGCCGATGCGCGCCGCGGCCAGGTGTTGGAACGCATTGCGCGCGCAAACTTCGATGGATTGGACAGCGCGCCCACGGTGCATTGGATGGGCCATCGCCCCTGCATGCCGGATTCCGTCCCCTTCGTCGGCGCCGTGCCGGGCCAGCCCGGACTGTGGCTGGCCACCGGCCACGGCCACCTGGGCCTGACCGACTCCGTGAATACCGCCCAGCGGATCGCCGACGACATGCTGGGCCACGCGCGCCAGGGCCAGGCTGCCTAG
- a CDS encoding ABC transporter substrate-binding protein, producing the protein MPLDPQTISRFIPTGTLRASINVGNPILARRDAASGEPAGVSIDLARAFAERLGVPLELVVFDSAGKSVDAVTAEQADIGFFAIDPLRGQGIAFTDAYVLIEGAYLVRDESPLRDRAEVDRAGHRVTVGKGSAYDLYLTRELKQAQILRAPTSPAVVDTFLAEGTEVAAGVKQQLEADMRRLPGLRLLPGSFMVIRQAMGLPKGRGEAAADVLRAFVEEMKASGFVAEALRRHGIEGAAVAPPASGA; encoded by the coding sequence ATGCCGCTCGATCCGCAAACGATTTCCCGCTTTATTCCCACCGGCACGCTGCGCGCGTCCATCAATGTCGGCAACCCCATCCTGGCACGGCGCGACGCTGCGAGCGGCGAGCCGGCCGGCGTGTCCATCGACCTCGCGCGCGCCTTCGCCGAGCGGCTGGGCGTGCCGCTGGAACTCGTCGTGTTCGACAGCGCCGGCAAGTCGGTCGACGCCGTGACGGCGGAGCAGGCGGACATCGGCTTCTTCGCCATCGATCCGCTGCGCGGGCAAGGCATCGCCTTCACGGACGCCTACGTATTGATCGAGGGCGCCTACCTGGTGCGCGACGAATCGCCCCTGCGCGATCGCGCCGAAGTCGACCGCGCCGGCCACCGCGTGACCGTCGGCAAGGGCAGCGCCTATGACCTCTACCTGACCCGTGAACTGAAGCAGGCGCAGATCCTGCGCGCGCCCACGTCACCGGCCGTGGTGGACACCTTTCTGGCGGAAGGCACCGAAGTCGCCGCCGGGGTGAAGCAGCAGTTGGAAGCGGATATGCGCCGGCTGCCCGGGCTGCGCCTGCTGCCCGGCAGCTTCATGGTGATTCGCCAGGCGATGGGCCTGCCCAAGGGACGCGGCGAAGCGGCGGCGGATGTGCTGCGTGCCTTTGTCGAGGAAATGAAGGCCAGCGGCTTCGTGGCCGAGGCCCTGCGCCGGCACGGCATCGAGGGCGCGGCGGTCGCCCCGCCGGCATCGGGCGCGTAG
- a CDS encoding MBL fold metallo-hydrolase: MYKLDVLINGYPGRSLFHGSLGWSTTTLLRGEGRHILVDVGAFGARHLLARQLAELSVSAADITDVVLTHAHYDHSVNFTLFPNATVWIGDRELAWAAAQPPGFDPLPELYVRELSVSPRVRRIADGESFLPGFTAMASPGHTPGHLLFYVTAAAQPLLFTGDAAKNRAELLSKTVADTYDMAVSQATLELIWETWRRTPDTLLIPGHDLCMRLDDQGLPVYVGERRAALNAWFGQNLEPTVIDLCCGGETARYSA, encoded by the coding sequence ATGTACAAGCTGGATGTCTTGATCAACGGCTATCCCGGGCGCAGCCTGTTCCACGGCAGCCTCGGCTGGAGTACCACGACGCTGCTGCGCGGCGAAGGTCGCCACATCCTGGTGGACGTGGGCGCCTTCGGCGCGCGCCACCTGCTGGCGCGGCAACTGGCGGAGCTGTCCGTGTCGGCGGCTGACATCACCGACGTGGTGCTGACGCACGCCCACTACGATCACTCGGTGAATTTCACCCTGTTCCCCAACGCCACGGTGTGGATCGGCGACCGCGAGCTGGCCTGGGCCGCTGCGCAGCCGCCCGGGTTCGATCCCTTGCCCGAGCTCTACGTGCGCGAATTGTCGGTATCTCCGCGGGTCCGACGCATCGCCGACGGCGAATCCTTCCTGCCCGGTTTTACCGCCATGGCGTCGCCCGGGCACACGCCCGGCCATCTGCTGTTCTACGTGACCGCCGCCGCGCAGCCGCTGTTGTTCACCGGTGATGCCGCCAAGAACCGCGCGGAACTTCTCAGCAAGACCGTGGCGGACACCTACGACATGGCGGTCAGCCAGGCCACCCTGGAACTGATCTGGGAAACGTGGCGGCGCACGCCCGACACACTGCTCATCCCGGGGCACGACCTGTGCATGCGCCTGGACGACCAGGGCCTGCCCGTCTATGTGGGCGAGCGGCGCGCGGCGCTCAACGCCTGGTTCGGCCAGAACCTGGAGCCCACTGTCATCGACCTGTGCTGCGGCGGCGAAACGGCCCGCTACAGCGCCTGA
- a CDS encoding LysR family transcriptional regulator yields MELRQLECFVAVAEELHFGRAAARLCMTQPPLSRQIQLLEQRLGVTLLERSSRVVRLTAAGRSFLRDARHLLAFAARATSSARRASGGEAGHITLGFTAVASYRLMPALVMKARKVLPDVDIELRERVSTDLGRLLEAGELDAMLARHLPRQDGLAHRLVQREPLVLAAPRKSPLTVYDAVPLRALHRQPFVAYAPSEGKYFYDRIAGALGQAGVEPDYVQHASQTHTLLGLVRAGLGVGIVPDSARELRLEGVVFLPIAQKNLYAEIYLAWRARHDNPALDAFVNRVVEPLAARR; encoded by the coding sequence ATGGAACTGCGTCAACTGGAATGCTTCGTGGCCGTGGCCGAGGAACTGCACTTCGGCCGTGCCGCGGCCCGGCTGTGCATGACGCAGCCCCCCTTGAGCCGGCAGATACAGCTGCTGGAACAGCGGTTGGGCGTTACGCTGCTGGAGCGCAGCAGCCGCGTCGTCAGGCTGACCGCGGCGGGACGCAGCTTCCTGCGCGATGCGCGCCATCTTCTGGCCTTCGCCGCGCGCGCCACATCGAGCGCGCGTCGCGCCTCGGGCGGCGAGGCGGGCCATATCACCCTGGGCTTCACGGCCGTGGCCTCGTATCGACTGATGCCGGCCCTCGTGATGAAGGCGCGCAAAGTCCTTCCGGACGTCGACATCGAACTACGGGAACGGGTATCGACCGACCTGGGACGCCTGCTGGAGGCCGGCGAGCTCGACGCCATGCTGGCGCGCCACCTGCCGCGCCAGGACGGGCTGGCGCATCGGCTGGTGCAACGCGAGCCGTTGGTGCTGGCGGCGCCGCGCAAATCCCCGCTGACCGTCTACGACGCGGTGCCGCTGCGCGCGCTGCACCGCCAGCCATTCGTCGCCTATGCGCCCAGTGAAGGCAAGTATTTCTATGATCGCATCGCGGGCGCGCTGGGCCAGGCCGGCGTGGAACCGGATTACGTGCAACATGCCAGCCAGACGCATACGCTGCTTGGACTGGTGCGTGCCGGTCTGGGCGTCGGCATCGTGCCGGATTCCGCGCGAGAACTGCGGCTGGAAGGCGTGGTGTTCCTGCCCATAGCCCAGAAGAACCTGTACGCGGAGATATACCTGGCCTGGCGCGCCAGGCATGACAACCCGGCGCTGGACGCCTTCGTGAACCGTGTGGTCGAACCGCTGGCCGCGCGACGCTGA
- a CDS encoding class I adenylate-forming enzyme family protein, whose protein sequence is MPLSVPFRSLPPGGTLLDLVKPSDRTALTKDMRHWTCEAICIGAERVAAGLLAAGVRPGDRVVLHLGNGPEILISYLACFRIGAIAAPMNLRYKTLELEAQLMRLRPAAYIGDATHYRLVKDFPHATLDRAMRFVVGEVQDDLAHPWEALKDQGGTVRLPAPDPDGVAVLLSTSGTTGRSKFVAHSQSTLLQATERWKLHGMDPGDVLALFLPMVHVSGLFSSMLCLFNDIAMALSDPANPDGILDTVEMARCTHLFTFPAVAVSLIQRQRARPRDVSSLRCCITAGDVCPDAVQRDFPATFGLPLRTTWASTEGLGCLIGATQPGPGRTAPGVEIKLVDTQGNTVPAGAPGEAIMRGANVALGYWEGPSQLRRFPDGWYPTGDMMRQEEDGSFSFVSRIKDLIIRGGSNISPVEVEQVLLTHPDVAEAGVVGAPDEVLGQRVAALLRLRAGVPASRLADIVPEIAYALADYKLPEVVRAVASLPRNALGKVERHLLLDLATRPIDDHGAMPQPAAGLP, encoded by the coding sequence ATGCCTCTCTCTGTCCCATTCCGCTCTCTGCCGCCCGGCGGCACGCTGCTGGACCTGGTCAAACCCTCGGACCGCACCGCGTTGACCAAGGACATGCGCCACTGGACCTGCGAAGCCATCTGCATAGGGGCGGAGCGGGTGGCGGCCGGGTTGCTGGCCGCCGGGGTGCGTCCGGGCGACCGTGTCGTGCTCCACCTCGGCAATGGTCCGGAGATCCTGATCTCCTACCTGGCGTGCTTCAGGATAGGCGCCATCGCCGCCCCGATGAACCTGCGCTACAAGACCCTGGAGCTCGAAGCGCAACTGATGCGCCTGCGTCCGGCGGCTTATATCGGGGACGCCACCCACTATCGCCTGGTCAAGGATTTTCCGCATGCCACATTGGATCGCGCCATGCGCTTCGTGGTGGGGGAGGTGCAGGATGACCTGGCGCACCCTTGGGAAGCGCTGAAGGATCAGGGCGGCACCGTCCGGCTGCCCGCGCCGGACCCGGACGGCGTGGCCGTGCTGTTGTCTACCTCCGGCACGACGGGCCGCTCGAAATTCGTCGCGCACAGCCAGTCGACCCTGCTCCAGGCCACGGAGCGCTGGAAGCTGCATGGCATGGACCCCGGGGATGTCCTGGCCCTCTTCCTGCCCATGGTGCACGTCAGCGGCCTGTTCTCCAGCATGCTCTGCCTGTTCAATGACATCGCCATGGCCCTGTCGGACCCCGCCAACCCCGATGGCATCCTCGATACCGTAGAGATGGCACGGTGCACGCATCTATTCACGTTTCCAGCGGTGGCCGTGTCCCTGATACAAAGGCAGCGGGCGCGCCCGCGGGATGTGAGCTCCCTGCGCTGCTGCATCACTGCGGGCGACGTCTGTCCGGATGCCGTCCAGCGCGACTTCCCAGCCACCTTCGGTCTGCCGCTGCGCACGACGTGGGCGTCGACCGAAGGCTTGGGGTGCCTGATTGGCGCCACGCAACCCGGGCCCGGCAGAACGGCGCCCGGCGTGGAAATCAAGCTGGTCGATACGCAAGGCAATACCGTTCCGGCCGGCGCGCCCGGTGAGGCCATTATGCGGGGCGCCAATGTGGCCCTGGGCTATTGGGAGGGGCCGTCGCAGCTGCGCCGTTTTCCGGACGGCTGGTACCCCACTGGCGACATGATGCGGCAGGAGGAGGACGGCAGCTTTTCATTCGTCAGCCGCATTAAGGATCTGATCATCCGGGGCGGATCGAACATTTCGCCGGTGGAAGTCGAGCAGGTCCTGCTTACGCATCCCGATGTGGCGGAAGCGGGCGTGGTCGGGGCGCCAGACGAGGTCCTGGGCCAAAGGGTCGCCGCGTTGCTGCGCCTGCGCGCGGGTGTGCCGGCGTCCCGGCTCGCCGACATCGTGCCGGAGATCGCTTACGCCCTGGCCGATTACAAGCTTCCCGAAGTCGTGAGGGCAGTCGCGTCCCTCCCCCGCAATGCCCTGGGCAAGGTCGAGCGGCACCTGCTGCTGGATCTTGCGACCCGCCCGATTGACGACCATGGCGCCATGCCGCAACCGGCTGCGGGGCTGCCATAG
- a CDS encoding Bug family tripartite tricarboxylate transporter substrate binding protein, with protein MKTKLFARLRLWVGAAAFTLAAVLPGAGHAAESYPSRPISLIVPFSPGGGTDISARLLAAALSQQLGASVVVDNRPGAGGQIAADLVARANPDGYTLLFANSGMLAINPWLYKLHSDPAQAFAPVSMFSDLPFALVVPPTLPAKTVAELVALANSQPGAHTYASSGTGGAPHLAGEIFQQATGVQLVHVPYKGGGPAMTDLMAGRVDMLFASVLETIPYVNAGKLRALAVTGPTRSPVMPDVPTLDEAGVHNAQTGSWTAVLAPAGTPPAIVEKLSLAIRAVADMPDVKEKLVSQGAVAHGSTPQELAQIAARERARYGQIIQSRNLRVE; from the coding sequence ATGAAAACCAAGCTATTTGCACGCCTGCGGCTGTGGGTCGGCGCGGCCGCCTTCACGCTGGCCGCCGTGCTGCCCGGCGCGGGCCATGCCGCTGAGAGCTATCCCTCCCGCCCCATCAGCCTGATCGTGCCGTTTTCGCCCGGCGGCGGAACCGATATTTCCGCACGGCTGCTCGCCGCGGCCTTGAGCCAGCAATTGGGCGCCTCCGTGGTCGTGGACAACCGGCCCGGCGCCGGCGGACAGATCGCCGCCGACCTGGTGGCGCGCGCGAACCCGGACGGCTATACGCTGCTGTTCGCCAACTCCGGCATGCTGGCCATCAATCCATGGCTGTACAAGCTGCACAGCGACCCGGCGCAGGCCTTCGCGCCGGTCTCGATGTTCTCCGACCTGCCGTTCGCGCTGGTCGTGCCGCCCACCTTGCCCGCGAAGACCGTGGCGGAACTGGTCGCGCTGGCCAACTCGCAGCCGGGCGCCCATACCTACGCCAGCTCCGGCACCGGCGGCGCGCCGCACCTGGCCGGAGAGATCTTCCAGCAGGCCACTGGCGTGCAACTGGTGCATGTGCCGTACAAGGGCGGCGGCCCCGCCATGACCGACCTCATGGCCGGCCGCGTCGACATGCTGTTCGCGTCGGTGCTGGAGACCATACCGTACGTCAATGCCGGCAAGCTGCGCGCGCTGGCGGTGACCGGGCCGACGCGTTCGCCGGTCATGCCGGATGTTCCTACGCTGGACGAAGCCGGCGTGCATAATGCCCAGACCGGCTCCTGGACGGCAGTCCTGGCTCCGGCCGGGACGCCGCCTGCGATCGTCGAGAAGCTCTCGCTGGCCATCCGGGCGGTGGCGGATATGCCGGACGTCAAGGAGAAGCTGGTCTCGCAAGGCGCGGTGGCGCACGGCTCGACCCCGCAAGAGCTGGCGCAGATCGCCGCGCGTGAACGGGCCCGCTACGGGCAGATCATCCAGTCGCGCAACCTGCGCGTCGAATAG
- a CDS encoding bile acid:sodium symporter family protein yields MQPLARFSRFVGNTFAVWVLLFAALAFYYPETFKGIGPYIVPLLGIVMFGMGLTLSKADFREVTRRPRDVLIGVLGQFIIMPGLAWVLAKTLDLPPEVAVGVILVGCCPGGTASNVMTFLARGDVALSVTVTSVTTLLAPIITPALIYLLASQWIDVSAAAMFWSIVQVVVLPIALGVLAQYILRDKVQVGVAVLPLVSVVAIVAIVAAVVAGNQARIATSGLMIFAVVVLHNGLGLLIGYALAKLCGMSVSKRKAISIEVGMQNSGLGVALATAHFSPLAAVPSAIFSVWHNISGPMAATLFRRFRDSNAA; encoded by the coding sequence GTGCAGCCTCTTGCCCGTTTCAGCCGTTTCGTCGGCAATACTTTCGCCGTCTGGGTGCTGCTCTTCGCAGCGCTCGCCTTCTACTATCCCGAAACGTTCAAGGGCATAGGCCCGTATATTGTGCCGCTGCTGGGCATCGTGATGTTCGGCATGGGGCTGACGCTGTCGAAGGCGGATTTCCGCGAGGTTACGCGGCGGCCGCGCGACGTGCTCATCGGCGTGCTGGGCCAGTTCATCATCATGCCGGGCCTGGCCTGGGTATTGGCCAAGACGCTGGACCTGCCGCCCGAAGTGGCCGTCGGCGTGATCCTGGTGGGCTGTTGCCCGGGCGGCACGGCGTCCAATGTGATGACGTTCCTGGCGCGCGGCGACGTGGCCTTGTCGGTGACGGTGACCTCCGTGACGACGCTGCTCGCGCCCATCATCACCCCGGCGTTGATCTATCTGCTGGCCAGCCAATGGATCGACGTGAGCGCGGCGGCCATGTTCTGGTCCATCGTGCAGGTCGTGGTGCTGCCGATCGCGCTGGGCGTACTGGCCCAATACATCCTCCGGGACAAGGTGCAGGTCGGCGTCGCGGTGCTGCCGCTGGTGTCCGTGGTGGCGATCGTGGCCATCGTGGCCGCGGTGGTGGCGGGCAACCAGGCCCGCATCGCGACCAGCGGGCTGATGATTTTCGCGGTGGTGGTGCTGCATAACGGGCTGGGACTGCTGATCGGCTATGCGCTGGCCAAGCTGTGCGGCATGAGCGTGTCCAAGCGCAAGGCCATTTCGATCGAGGTGGGCATGCAGAATTCCGGCCTCGGCGTGGCGCTGGCGACGGCGCACTTCTCGCCGCTGGCCGCGGTTCCCAGCGCCATCTTCAGCGTATGGCACAACATATCGGGTCCGATGGCGGCAACGCTGTTCAGGCGGTTCCGGGATTCGAACGCCGCCTAG